The following proteins come from a genomic window of Iamia sp. SCSIO 61187:
- a CDS encoding VOC family protein, producing the protein MSVTFAHIVFDASDVEALARFWSGVLERPVDEGANGFFATIGMADRGTSPTPTLMFLMVPDPTPGKNRVHIDLSTDDLPAEVDRLVALGATHHSDHDEYGTTWCTLADPEGNLFDVAAA; encoded by the coding sequence GTGTCCGTCACCTTCGCCCACATCGTGTTCGACGCGTCCGACGTCGAGGCCCTCGCCCGGTTCTGGTCCGGCGTGCTCGAGCGCCCGGTCGACGAGGGCGCCAACGGCTTCTTCGCCACCATCGGGATGGCCGACCGGGGCACGAGCCCGACCCCGACGCTGATGTTCCTCATGGTCCCCGACCCCACCCCGGGCAAGAACCGCGTCCACATCGACCTCAGCACCGACGACCTCCCGGCCGAGGTGGACCGGCTGGTCGCCCTGGGCGCGACGCACCACTCCGACCACGACGAGTACGGCACCACCTGGTGCACGCTCGCCGACCCCGAGGGCAACCTCTTCGACGTCGCCGCCGCCTGA
- a CDS encoding alpha/beta hydrolase family protein, translating into MPPQIDHHLMSSSHAPTDVEVRILASTPTEGLPLILLLHGAMSSARSVDLHAPIVRELWTSGALPPCVVACASTPTEGGFYLDWPDGPSWAAVVAEDLPRFVSEQYDVDLSRTALMGASMGGFGALTMVLGQPARFVAGAALAPAVFPGTTRDDVPAQNREGVLGELFEVLEVAPHQRVDARLSENLEAVHRHAPAIFLGVGEQDEFRLRDGAEHLHAQLLAAEVSHQYLVIAGGGHMDAGMEELQRAALQFLGRALVGRSG; encoded by the coding sequence GTGCCCCCACAGATCGACCACCACCTCATGTCCTCGTCGCACGCACCGACCGACGTCGAGGTACGGATCCTTGCGTCGACGCCGACCGAGGGCCTGCCCCTCATCCTCTTGCTGCACGGCGCCATGTCGTCGGCTCGGTCGGTCGACCTCCATGCGCCGATCGTGCGAGAGCTGTGGACCTCCGGCGCCCTGCCCCCCTGCGTCGTGGCCTGTGCGAGCACGCCGACCGAGGGCGGCTTCTACCTGGACTGGCCGGATGGCCCATCCTGGGCGGCGGTCGTGGCGGAGGACCTGCCGAGGTTCGTGTCCGAGCAGTACGACGTCGACCTCTCCCGCACTGCGCTCATGGGTGCGTCCATGGGTGGTTTCGGAGCGCTGACGATGGTGCTCGGACAGCCGGCCCGGTTCGTCGCTGGAGCGGCGCTGGCGCCGGCGGTGTTCCCCGGGACCACCCGTGACGACGTGCCGGCGCAGAACCGCGAGGGGGTGCTCGGCGAGCTGTTCGAGGTGCTCGAGGTCGCCCCCCACCAGCGAGTCGACGCTCGCCTCTCGGAGAACCTCGAGGCGGTCCACCGGCACGCTCCCGCCATCTTCCTCGGTGTCGGCGAGCAGGACGAGTTCAGGCTGCGCGACGGCGCCGAGCACCTGCACGCGCAGCTCCTGGCCGCAGAGGTGTCACACCAGTATCTCGTGATCGCCGGTGGCGGTCACATGGACGCGGGGATGGAGGAGCTCCAACGCGCCGCCCTCCAGTTCCTCGGTCGCGCTCTGGTCGGCCGATCCGGCTGA
- a CDS encoding alpha/beta fold hydrolase, with protein MGEATTVLVHGGGATGRAWDRLVPHLPGPVCAVDLPGRGESPADLATIAVEDEVAAVVAAIEGQAGDDVVLVAHSSGGLVVPGVVAASPGRVRAVVLVAALVPPEGGCGLDCMKPVHREGLVASVEQAAATGGPAITLPGPPADPEPFRTAYGGDALTDDELAFVVDPLRCVPDTVHHYFQPVHWSQAADVAVTYVHTERDRPVAPARQREMIALLPGPASVVTMPTGHLPMVTDPERLAAAIVAAG; from the coding sequence GTGGGCGAGGCGACGACCGTGCTGGTGCACGGCGGGGGAGCGACGGGGCGGGCGTGGGATCGCCTGGTGCCGCACCTGCCGGGGCCGGTCTGCGCGGTCGATCTGCCCGGTCGGGGCGAGAGCCCCGCCGACCTGGCGACGATCGCCGTCGAGGACGAGGTCGCCGCCGTGGTCGCGGCCATCGAGGGGCAGGCCGGCGACGACGTGGTGCTGGTGGCCCACTCGTCGGGCGGGCTCGTCGTGCCGGGGGTCGTGGCCGCCTCCCCCGGCCGGGTGCGGGCCGTCGTGCTGGTCGCGGCGCTGGTGCCGCCCGAGGGCGGGTGCGGGCTCGACTGCATGAAGCCGGTGCACCGCGAGGGCCTCGTCGCCAGCGTCGAGCAGGCGGCGGCGACGGGCGGGCCGGCGATCACCCTGCCCGGTCCCCCCGCCGACCCCGAGCCGTTCCGCACCGCCTACGGGGGTGACGCCCTCACCGACGACGAGCTGGCCTTCGTCGTCGACCCCCTCCGCTGCGTGCCCGACACCGTGCACCACTACTTCCAGCCGGTGCACTGGTCGCAGGCCGCCGACGTCGCGGTGACCTACGTGCACACCGAGCGGGACCGGCCGGTCGCCCCGGCGAGGCAGCGGGAGATGATCGCCCTCCTGCCCGGCCCGGCGTCGGTGGTCACCATGCCGACGGGTCACCTCCCGATGGTCACCGACCCCGAGCGGCTGGCGGCGGCGATCGTCGCCGCGGGCTAG
- a CDS encoding alpha/beta fold hydrolase: MTSTEHRVDHGGVEIVYDDHGPADGPPVILLHGFPDSARLWRHQVASLTAAGHRVLTPDLRGFGRSGRPEAVDAYNLLVIATDVVAVLDDAGVATACVVGHDWGAALAWAVATMAPDRVDRVVALSVGHPSSFSRADLAQREKSWYMLLFQFEDVAERWLSDDGWARFREWSNHPDADAVTAELEATGGLTSALAWYRANMPAESLVGPPIDLPPVPVPAMGIWSTGDMALLEEQMTGSAAFCAAGFRYERIEGAGHWIPLDAPDAVSALLLDFFAAP, translated from the coding sequence GACCACGGAGGCGTGGAGATCGTCTACGACGACCACGGCCCGGCCGACGGTCCGCCGGTGATCCTGCTGCACGGGTTCCCCGACTCGGCCCGGCTGTGGCGCCACCAGGTGGCCTCCCTCACCGCCGCCGGGCACCGGGTCCTGACCCCCGACCTCCGGGGCTTCGGCCGATCGGGCCGACCCGAGGCGGTCGACGCCTACAACCTGCTCGTCATCGCCACCGACGTGGTCGCCGTGCTCGACGACGCCGGCGTGGCGACGGCCTGCGTCGTCGGCCACGACTGGGGCGCCGCCCTGGCCTGGGCGGTGGCGACCATGGCCCCCGACCGGGTCGACCGCGTCGTCGCCCTCAGCGTGGGCCACCCGTCGTCGTTCAGCCGGGCCGACCTGGCCCAGCGGGAGAAGTCCTGGTACATGCTCCTGTTCCAGTTCGAGGACGTCGCCGAGCGGTGGCTGTCCGACGACGGCTGGGCCCGCTTCCGGGAGTGGTCGAACCACCCCGACGCCGACGCCGTCACCGCCGAGCTCGAGGCCACCGGCGGGCTCACGTCCGCCCTCGCCTGGTACCGGGCCAACATGCCGGCGGAATCCCTCGTCGGCCCGCCGATCGACCTCCCGCCGGTCCCGGTGCCGGCCATGGGCATCTGGTCGACCGGCGACATGGCCCTCCTCGAGGAGCAGATGACCGGCTCGGCCGCGTTCTGCGCCGCCGGCTTCCGCTACGAGCGCATCGAGGGAGCCGGCCACTGGATCCCCCTCGACGCGCCCGACGCGGTCAGCGCCCTGCTGCTCGACTTCTTCGCCGCGCCCTAG